A segment of the Pseudoalteromonas sp. DL-6 genome:
CTCTAAATACAGGGTTGTCAGTCATCGCAATAACACTACCTCGCCCATAAGAATGCGCCATTAACGCAGCTCCACCAGCCACTTGCTCTACATTTATTGCATCAGTAAAACCAGCAAGGAGCGGCTGCTGTGTGTAGGTAAGTATATTTACAAACGGTGCTTGCGAGGCTTCCAATAGCCAGGTGCTATTTTTAAATACAGGTAGTGTGTCACGCTTAAATGAAAATGTCAGAGGGTGAGTTGTATCTACCTTGGTATTAAATATCGCACCGGCAATACGCTGGCGACCCGCTAAGTGGTCTTTGTCTGCATATTTTAAACCTTGAGTATCAAATGCCCCAGCCACATCTTTACGCGATAAGTAGCTTGCTTTTAATAGCTGTTGATCGGCTAAAAACTTAGCTCCGCCTTTGTGTCCCCAAATAACACCGCCTTTTCTCACCCAACTTTTAATTGCCACTTTATCGGCATCAGATAACGTCGAATAATCGCCATGCGCCAACACAATATGGCTGTAATTACTGAGCTCTAAAGACGCTAAACGATTCATTTCAACAATGGTTGGCGCTACACCTACAAAACGATCTAGGTAGTACCACACTTCACCCGCTTCATATTGGCTCACGCCTTTACCGCCAACAAGTAACACCTTAGGTGCAGAAACCACAGCCATAGAGCGCGACCCTAAATCAGCACCTTTACTGGTTAAGCCAGTAGTAATTGGTTTAAGTTCAATCCCAAACTGGCTTTGTGCTTGATTTAGCTTTGCCACCCAGTCAGTATCAGTTTGAAGCCCAGCAGGAATGATAATACTACCGGCGTCAAAGTTTACTTCTGCGTTGGTTGATACTGCAGTTAATGGTTTTAGTGCAACACGTGCTTTAATGCCTTGCTGTAACAGACTATTGAGCATTTTCGGGGCCTGCATGTCATCCCATGCGAATCCATAGGCGTAATTTTTAGTCAGTGGCGCTAACTCTGGCTGCTTTGCTTTTTGCCAAGCTGTTTTTTCTATCTCTAACCCCCAACGGCTGTTTACTTTAGCAAATGGTAAATTAAACGCATGCGCTAATGTCCAACCCGACACATCGTAAAAGGTGTTATCGGCAAAGTTTTGTTGCTCACTAAAAATAGCTTTAACTAATCGATATTGTGGTTGCGCAAGCGGCACAAAATAACTATCAGCGGTAAAGTTTTTACCCTCAGCTTTTAGCCCTTCTTTCACTGGGTAGGCATTAATTTGATGTTGTTTAAGTATGCTTAAAAAATCGTTAGTACGGGTGTGATCTTCAGCTGCTTGAACAATATAGCCTTGATAGTCTTCATCTTTGGCAAGCTCAACCGCTTTGTTATAAAAGTTCGCTTGATACTCAAGCAAAGCTTGGCGGTTATCAATCGCCGCTTTAAACGTTGATAAGCTCGTTAAAAGTTGGTTTTTAATTGTAAACGCAAACGTTAGCGGACCATTGATCGTTTCTTGAATATGGCCACGAGAACTTGCTTGTTCAAATAAAATACCCACACCCCCGTTTACATCGGGGTAGGTAGAGCCTTTACCATAATAAAAGTCATCAAAGCTTTCTTCTGTAAAGTATAGCGCGTTGTTTTCATCTAATGTTTTAGCATGATAATTTGCAATCGCTTTGGTAAGGCTCACATTTTCTTCAGGCGTAATTGGGTGTTTACGACTTGGGATACCCGGTTGAAAAAAGTAGCTACTATTTGGCCCCATTTCATGAAAGTCAGTTAAAATATTAGGTTTCCAATAATGAAACTTAGCAATCCGAGCCCGCGACTCTGGGTGCTGTAACAACAACCAATCACGGTTTAAATCAAACCAATAATGGTTTGTACGGCTGCTTGGCCAGCTCTCTACATGCTCTCGGGTTTGCGGATCTGACGATAAGTTCATACCCCGATTACTATTAGCCCAATTTGCAAAACGTGCTAGTCCATCTGGGTTAAGCGACGGGTCGAGTAAAATAACCGTATTGTTAAGTAGGTCATTTATTTCATCGCCTTGCGCTGCCGCTAAATAATAAGCGACTAGTAACGCTGCATTACTACCTGATGATTCGTTACCATGAACACTGTAGCCCATCCATACGACACTGGGCTGCTCTGCTGTTTTATTGTTTGAATTATTTAGGCGAGCTAAATGTGCTTGGCGAGTTTTTTCTATATTTTTTAATTTGTTAGCCGCTGTAATCGTAAGCATAACTAACGGGCGCTGTTCGTGAGTTCGGCCTATTACTTCAAAATTAATTCGATCGCTTTTTTGAGCTAAAATTTCCATGTAGCGAACAAGTTGGTCATGCCTTACATGCCACTCACCCACTTGATAACCCAGTACCTCTTGTGGTGTTGGTATGGTGGAATCAAATTCAACCTGTTGCTCAAAATAATAAGATAGGGGCTTTGCCATACTTGAAAAACTGGCCAGTACCACCATTATTGTTAATATGAAGCGCATGTAAATCACTCTAAAAATGTTTGTTAATTGCACGCTACCATTGCTTAAAATAGATGCCAACTTTTTACGTTCAACACTAGCCGCAACACGATGAGCGGAGTATGATATGCAGTATCCGAGTAATTTAGTCAAGTATAGACGGTATTATGATTTCTATTTCCGAAACAGCGCAAGCGCATTTTGCTAAGCTATTAGCAGATCAATCTCAACAAACGAATATTCGTGTGTTTGTTGTTAACCCTGGTACATCACAAGCTGAATGTGGTGTTTCTTATTGTCCAGAAGACGCGGTAGAAGAGAGCGATATTCGCCTAAATTTTAACGGCTTTGATGCGGTTGTTGATGCTGAAAGCGCGCCTTTTTTAGCCGAAGCTGAAATTGATTTTGTTACCGACAAAATGGGTACTCAATTAACACTTAAAGCACCTAATGCTAAAGCACGTAAACTAGGTGAAGATGCCAGCTTGAATGAGCGTGTGCAACACATGCTAGAAACCGAAGTAAACCCACAACTTGCCAACCATGGCGGCCAAGTTAGCTTGGTAGAGATCACCGCAGCAGGTGTTGCTGTACTTCAGTTTGGTGGTGGTTGTAATGGATGTTCTATGATCGATGTCACACTAAAAGAAGGCATTGAAAAAGAGATGATTGCTAAGTTTGATGAAATCACCGGTGTGTCTGACATTACCGATCATGAAGCAGGCGAGCATTCTTACTACTAAGCATTAATTCATTATGCTAAAGCCACTTATTTACCGCTTAGGGAGCGACCCTAAGTTGAGTTTAAATCGCTTTTTTCGCGGGCTAGCACTATTTGTGCTAGCCGTGATATTTATCGCTGTAGGCTATTACAGCCATTATAGTTTGCAAGTTATTGGCTTAGTAATTTTAGTCCCCGCTTTATTTTTTGCTTTTTGGGGCTATGCGGGTATTTTTGCTAACCGCTTTTCTCAAGTATTAAAAAATATCCCTTCCAAAAATAACGACCCCGACCTTTGGAAGTAACGGTTTATATCAATTCGCTTAATTAAGTAATTGATTATTAGCTTTTAATTGTTGATATTTAACAATAAGCGTTACGCCTCGCATAAGCATAAAACAAC
Coding sequences within it:
- the nfuA gene encoding Fe-S biogenesis protein NfuA, translating into MISISETAQAHFAKLLADQSQQTNIRVFVVNPGTSQAECGVSYCPEDAVEESDIRLNFNGFDAVVDAESAPFLAEAEIDFVTDKMGTQLTLKAPNAKARKLGEDASLNERVQHMLETEVNPQLANHGGQVSLVEITAAGVAVLQFGGGCNGCSMIDVTLKEGIEKEMIAKFDEITGVSDITDHEAGEHSYY
- a CDS encoding M14 metallopeptidase family protein, producing the protein MRFILTIMVVLASFSSMAKPLSYYFEQQVEFDSTIPTPQEVLGYQVGEWHVRHDQLVRYMEILAQKSDRINFEVIGRTHEQRPLVMLTITAANKLKNIEKTRQAHLARLNNSNNKTAEQPSVVWMGYSVHGNESSGSNAALLVAYYLAAAQGDEINDLLNNTVILLDPSLNPDGLARFANWANSNRGMNLSSDPQTREHVESWPSSRTNHYWFDLNRDWLLLQHPESRARIAKFHYWKPNILTDFHEMGPNSSYFFQPGIPSRKHPITPEENVSLTKAIANYHAKTLDENNALYFTEESFDDFYYGKGSTYPDVNGGVGILFEQASSRGHIQETINGPLTFAFTIKNQLLTSLSTFKAAIDNRQALLEYQANFYNKAVELAKDEDYQGYIVQAAEDHTRTNDFLSILKQHQINAYPVKEGLKAEGKNFTADSYFVPLAQPQYRLVKAIFSEQQNFADNTFYDVSGWTLAHAFNLPFAKVNSRWGLEIEKTAWQKAKQPELAPLTKNYAYGFAWDDMQAPKMLNSLLQQGIKARVALKPLTAVSTNAEVNFDAGSIIIPAGLQTDTDWVAKLNQAQSQFGIELKPITTGLTSKGADLGSRSMAVVSAPKVLLVGGKGVSQYEAGEVWYYLDRFVGVAPTIVEMNRLASLELSNYSHIVLAHGDYSTLSDADKVAIKSWVRKGGVIWGHKGGAKFLADQQLLKASYLSRKDVAGAFDTQGLKYADKDHLAGRQRIAGAIFNTKVDTTHPLTFSFKRDTLPVFKNSTWLLEASQAPFVNILTYTQQPLLAGFTDAINVEQVAGGAALMAHSYGRGSVIAMTDNPVFRGYWYGTSRLLSNALFFGHTFRVSGN